In a genomic window of Virgibacillus sp. SK37:
- the leuC gene encoding 3-isopropylmalate dehydratase large subunit: MGKPQTIIEKIWDKHVVHQEKGKPDLLYIDLHLVHEVTSPQAFEGLRLSNRKVRRPDLTYATMDHNVPTQNRDVIKDEVSKKQMETLRDNCKENGIKLADMFHPDQGIVHVIGPQLGLTQPGKTIVCGDSHTSTHGAFGALAFGIGTSEVEHVLATQTIWQERPKTLNVQVEGELGRGVTAKDLILAIIAKFGVRFGTGYVIEYTGKAVRNLSMEGRMTVCNMSIEAGARAGLISPDETTVEFLKGKEYVPDGEAFEELADSWLQLATDEGAKYDKTVTINAEEIEPQVSWGTNPGMCVPVSGKTPDLKEVDYREDVERALEYMGLEENQPITSIEIDHVFIGSCTNSRLSDLQKAASIVEGKKVKQNVRAIVVPGSFSIKMQAEKEGLDVIFKQAGFEWREAGCSMCLAMNDDIVPPGGRCASTSNRNFEGRQGNGSRTHLVSPEMAAAAAIEGHFVDVRRYAGVPI; the protein is encoded by the coding sequence ATGGGGAAACCACAAACGATTATAGAGAAAATATGGGATAAACATGTAGTTCACCAAGAGAAAGGCAAGCCAGATTTATTATATATTGATCTGCATTTGGTTCATGAAGTAACTTCACCGCAAGCGTTCGAAGGCTTGCGATTAAGTAATCGTAAGGTGCGGCGTCCAGATCTGACGTATGCTACGATGGATCATAATGTGCCTACACAAAATAGAGATGTAATAAAAGACGAGGTTTCCAAAAAGCAAATGGAAACCCTCCGGGACAATTGTAAGGAGAATGGTATTAAACTTGCAGATATGTTCCATCCTGACCAGGGTATTGTCCATGTCATTGGCCCACAGCTCGGTCTTACCCAACCTGGAAAGACAATTGTTTGTGGGGATAGCCATACATCAACACATGGAGCTTTTGGTGCTCTAGCCTTTGGAATTGGTACTAGTGAAGTGGAGCATGTGCTTGCTACTCAGACCATTTGGCAAGAACGCCCTAAAACGTTAAATGTCCAGGTGGAAGGTGAATTAGGCCGTGGAGTTACTGCAAAAGATTTGATTCTTGCAATTATTGCTAAATTCGGTGTGAGATTTGGAACTGGCTATGTTATTGAGTATACAGGTAAGGCCGTTCGCAATCTTTCCATGGAAGGAAGAATGACTGTCTGTAATATGTCCATCGAAGCAGGAGCGAGAGCCGGTTTAATTAGTCCAGATGAAACAACGGTTGAATTTTTAAAAGGGAAAGAGTATGTACCAGACGGTGAAGCATTTGAGGAGTTGGCAGATTCCTGGCTACAATTAGCCACAGATGAAGGAGCTAAATACGATAAAACAGTTACTATTAATGCAGAGGAAATTGAACCACAGGTTTCCTGGGGAACAAATCCAGGAATGTGCGTTCCAGTTAGCGGAAAAACACCTGATCTAAAAGAAGTGGACTATCGTGAAGATGTAGAGCGCGCATTGGAATACATGGGGTTAGAAGAAAATCAGCCGATTACATCTATTGAAATCGACCATGTTTTTATCGGTTCTTGTACCAATTCACGCTTGAGTGATTTACAAAAGGCAGCTTCTATTGTGGAAGGGAAAAAAGTGAAACAAAACGTCCGTGCCATTGTTGTTCCTGGTTCCTTCAGTATAAAAATGCAGGCTGAAAAAGAAGGACTCGATGTAATTTTTAAACAAGCAGGCTTTGAATGGCGGGAAGCGGGTTGCAGTATGTGTCTGGCGATGAATGATGATATTGTACCACCTGGTGGAAGATGTGCCTCAACATCCAATCGTAATTTTGAAGGACGTCAAGGAAATGGTTCAAGAACTCACTTGGTAAGCCCGGAAATGGCTGCTGCAGCTGCTATAGAAGGACACTTTGTTGATGTTAGAAGATATGCGGGAGTTCCGATTTAG
- the leuB gene encoding 3-isopropylmalate dehydrogenase has translation MNKQIILLPGDGVGKEIMESAKVVLNAVASEFGHRFTFHQHAIGGEAIDAYDTPLPEDTVKACKGADAILLGAVGGPKWDVLPAAKRPEKGLLGIRKQLGLFANLRPIKGFPSMLHASPLKEEVIAGSDILIIRELTSGLYFGEPRERRENGNAVVDTLYYHRSEMERIIEKAFESARLRNNHVTSVDKANVLESSRMWREIVEEKSKKYPDVKVDHMLVDAAAMKLITQPNYFDVIVTENLFGDILSDEASVLTGSLGMLPSASLRSDGLGLYEPVHGSAPDIAGLGVANPVGMILSAAMMLRYSFQMEDEAAEIERAVNDCLDQGYHTADLSSNGGTKVGTKEMTAAIVDSLTTKSVSDSICSMYA, from the coding sequence ATGAATAAGCAAATTATTTTATTGCCTGGAGACGGTGTTGGTAAAGAAATTATGGAGTCGGCAAAGGTAGTGTTAAATGCAGTAGCCAGTGAATTTGGGCATCGTTTTACATTTCATCAGCATGCAATCGGTGGAGAGGCAATTGATGCTTATGATACTCCATTGCCTGAAGATACAGTAAAAGCATGTAAGGGAGCAGATGCTATATTGCTTGGTGCTGTAGGAGGACCGAAATGGGACGTTCTTCCAGCTGCTAAAAGACCAGAAAAAGGTTTATTAGGTATACGTAAACAGTTAGGATTGTTTGCCAATTTACGCCCTATTAAAGGGTTTCCTTCCATGTTGCATGCTTCTCCACTTAAAGAGGAAGTTATTGCAGGAAGCGATATCCTGATCATTCGAGAACTCACAAGCGGGTTGTATTTTGGGGAACCGCGTGAACGGCGGGAAAACGGAAATGCAGTAGTTGATACGCTTTATTATCATCGATCCGAAATGGAGCGAATTATAGAAAAAGCCTTTGAAAGTGCAAGATTAAGAAATAATCATGTTACATCTGTAGATAAGGCTAATGTATTGGAATCAAGTCGAATGTGGCGAGAAATAGTTGAGGAAAAGAGTAAGAAATATCCAGATGTGAAAGTTGATCATATGCTTGTAGATGCTGCCGCAATGAAGCTGATTACACAGCCTAATTATTTTGATGTTATCGTTACAGAAAATTTATTTGGGGATATTTTAAGCGATGAAGCTTCCGTATTGACTGGTTCACTAGGAATGCTGCCATCGGCAAGTCTTCGATCAGATGGTCTAGGTCTGTATGAACCTGTCCATGGTTCAGCACCTGATATTGCAGGGCTTGGTGTTGCTAATCCAGTTGGAATGATCTTATCTGCTGCTATGATGCTAAGATACTCTTTTCAGATGGAAGATGAAGCCGCAGAGATAGAGCGGGCAGTTAATGATTGTCTGGACCAAGGATACCATACTGCTGATCTCTCCAGTAATGGCGGGACAAAGGTAGGGACGAAGGAGATGACAGCAGCCATTGTTGATTCACTGACAACCAAAAGTGTTTCAGACAGCATTTGCAGTATGTATGCTTAA
- a CDS encoding 2-isopropylmalate synthase, protein MSQIRIFDTTLRDGEQSPGVNLNQLEKLEIAKQLERLGVSRMEAGFPASSKGDFNAVKAIADTIKNTSVTALARTVRTDIDTAWEALKGAAEPSIHLFLATSPIHMTYKLKQTPDQVIETAVNMVAYAKQKFTHVQWSAEDASRSDWEFLAQIIEKVIDAGATVINLPDTVGYTTPLEYGNMFKYIKDNVPNIDQASLSCHCHNDLGMAVANSIAAVQNGATQIEGTINGIGERAGNASLEEVAVALKIRSDFYPYTTGLKLDEIKRTSDLVAKLTGMYVQANKAVVGRNAFAHESGIHQDGVLKNASTYEIITPEMVGVKSNTLFMGKHSGRHAFKDKVKELGIDLTEDKLKQAFKLFKQLTDHKKEVTDDDLFTIIMEVQTDTASVNKYQMEMFQVQYGTTNIPTATVQLKTPNGETVHAAQTASGSVEALYKTLDVLIEENLQLIDYQLNSVGGGKDALAESHVQLIVNGETVNGRGSAQDVIEASGNAFLNAVNRYIVQQSSFIKQEVGSEV, encoded by the coding sequence ATGTCACAAATTAGAATTTTTGACACAACCCTAAGAGATGGGGAGCAGTCACCTGGTGTAAACCTAAACCAACTTGAAAAGCTAGAAATTGCAAAACAGTTGGAACGTTTAGGTGTAAGCAGGATGGAAGCGGGTTTTCCTGCTTCCTCCAAAGGTGACTTCAATGCAGTTAAAGCAATAGCCGATACGATTAAAAACACATCCGTAACTGCATTGGCAAGAACGGTGAGAACGGATATTGATACAGCATGGGAAGCCTTAAAAGGCGCAGCTGAACCTAGCATTCATTTGTTTCTTGCCACATCACCCATCCATATGACTTACAAGCTAAAACAGACTCCGGATCAAGTGATTGAAACCGCAGTTAATATGGTGGCATACGCAAAACAGAAATTTACTCATGTTCAATGGTCTGCAGAAGATGCTTCTCGTTCTGATTGGGAATTCTTGGCGCAAATCATTGAAAAGGTTATTGACGCTGGTGCTACAGTGATTAACCTGCCGGATACAGTAGGCTACACAACGCCTTTGGAATATGGAAATATGTTTAAATATATAAAAGACAATGTGCCTAACATAGACCAAGCCAGTCTTTCATGTCATTGTCACAATGACCTTGGCATGGCAGTAGCGAACTCCATAGCTGCAGTGCAAAACGGGGCGACACAAATAGAGGGAACTATTAATGGTATTGGTGAACGAGCAGGCAATGCTTCCTTGGAAGAGGTGGCTGTTGCTTTGAAGATTCGTTCCGATTTTTATCCATATACTACAGGATTAAAACTAGATGAAATCAAACGAACCAGTGACTTGGTAGCAAAATTAACCGGAATGTACGTTCAGGCAAACAAAGCGGTTGTCGGAAGAAATGCTTTTGCTCACGAGTCAGGTATCCATCAGGATGGCGTACTCAAGAATGCATCTACCTATGAGATTATCACACCAGAAATGGTCGGAGTGAAATCCAATACGTTGTTCATGGGCAAACATTCTGGACGGCATGCGTTTAAGGATAAAGTAAAAGAACTGGGAATAGATCTTACTGAAGATAAATTAAAGCAAGCATTTAAATTGTTTAAGCAATTAACGGATCATAAAAAAGAAGTCACAGACGATGATTTGTTTACAATTATTATGGAGGTTCAAACAGATACCGCTTCTGTAAACAAATATCAAATGGAGATGTTCCAAGTACAGTATGGTACTACTAATATACCTACAGCAACTGTACAGTTAAAAACTCCGAATGGAGAAACAGTGCATGCGGCACAGACTGCTTCAGGTAGTGTAGAAGCATTATATAAAACATTGGATGTTTTAATTGAAGAAAATTTACAGTTAATTGATTATCAATTGAACTCTGTTGGTGGAGGAAAGGATGCACTTGCAGAATCCCATGTACAGTTAATTGTGAACGGCGAGACAGTAAATGGGCGTGGTTCAGCTCAGGATGTTATAGAAGCATCAGGAAATGCATTCTTAAATGCAGTGAACAGATATATTGTTCAGCAAAGTAGTTTTATTAAACAAGAGGTCGGATCAGAAGTGTAA
- the ilvC gene encoding ketol-acid reductoisomerase: MSKVLYEKDIQKEVLQGKKIAVVGYGSQGHAHALNLRESGYDVVVGLRPGKSQQKAEQDGFQVVPVADAVSQSEVVMVLLPDELQTAVYNESIKPNLQAGNAIAFAHGFNVHFSQIVPPEDVDVFLVAPKGPGHLVRRTYEEGAGVPALYGVYQDVTGQAKELALAYAQGIGAARAGVLETSFQEETETDLFGEQAVLCGGVTSLIKAGFETLTEAGYQPEVAYFECLHEMKLIVDLLYEGGLENMRYSISDTAQWGDFVSGPRVIDENTKARMKDILTDVQTGQFAKGWILENQANRPQFNAINAKENQHPIEKVGRELRELMPFVKQPLQNKNKQQKDVKEHVTN, translated from the coding sequence ATGTCAAAAGTACTTTATGAAAAAGATATCCAAAAAGAGGTTTTACAAGGAAAGAAAATTGCAGTAGTAGGATATGGATCTCAAGGTCATGCCCATGCATTAAACCTTCGTGAAAGTGGATATGATGTAGTGGTTGGACTTCGCCCTGGTAAATCCCAACAGAAAGCGGAACAAGATGGATTCCAGGTTGTACCAGTAGCCGATGCAGTAAGTCAGTCCGAAGTAGTAATGGTGTTGCTGCCGGATGAACTGCAAACCGCTGTCTATAATGAAAGCATTAAGCCGAATCTTCAGGCTGGAAATGCAATAGCATTTGCCCATGGTTTTAATGTACATTTCAGCCAAATTGTCCCTCCAGAAGATGTAGATGTATTTTTGGTAGCACCGAAAGGACCTGGACATCTAGTGCGTAGAACATATGAAGAAGGTGCAGGGGTTCCTGCATTATATGGTGTATACCAAGACGTTACAGGGCAGGCAAAGGAGTTGGCACTTGCGTACGCACAGGGAATTGGAGCTGCAAGGGCAGGTGTATTGGAAACAAGCTTCCAGGAAGAAACGGAAACAGATCTTTTCGGAGAGCAGGCGGTATTATGCGGCGGTGTGACTAGCCTCATTAAAGCTGGATTTGAAACATTAACAGAAGCTGGCTATCAACCGGAAGTTGCTTACTTTGAATGTTTACATGAAATGAAATTGATTGTTGACCTTCTCTATGAAGGTGGATTGGAAAATATGCGTTATTCCATCTCAGACACGGCTCAATGGGGAGATTTTGTATCAGGCCCTCGAGTTATTGATGAGAATACCAAAGCTCGCATGAAGGATATTTTAACAGATGTGCAAACAGGTCAATTCGCTAAAGGATGGATTCTCGAAAACCAAGCAAATCGTCCTCAATTCAATGCAATTAATGCTAAAGAGAATCAACATCCAATTGAAAAAGTAGGAAGGGAGTTACGTGAATTAATGCCTTTTGTTAAACAACCATTGCAAAACAAAAATAAACAGCAAAAGGATGTGAAAGAGCATGTCACAAATTAG